One window of Leptospira barantonii genomic DNA carries:
- a CDS encoding LamG-like jellyroll fold domain-containing protein → MKSILLILTSITFSSSTFCQYNPESSSIPELSIALARQSTTGNSSGPSGPIGVSINQVSFSSGSTYDFQSVLNGFQSPTATISITNSSGADITIPASNFLNLTGANASDFIIASSPNGTITNGASATASIYFNSASAGLRTATLNVQPGGNITAVNITLQGTGVSNVGTLSLFSRFESIAFNDSSGNGNNGFVTGNFGGTIVPGVVGNAVRLGYGATPSFDYIDIPDSAAQNFHFAGTQPISVTAWVSPDTASIGTIFDKSENNGPFSNLIFDVIVSNSLLGVQSWQEGAFSEGFSWVGSIVGWHHVACVYDPTLGNPNTTLYYDGVAVQTGYIFSSTFAPPNSQTANIGRFRRDANQLYVGSIDELRVYYPVALSASQIQIIYNSR, encoded by the coding sequence AATACAATCCGGAATCTTCCTCCATTCCGGAACTTTCGATCGCATTGGCAAGACAGTCTACAACCGGCAATTCGAGCGGACCTTCCGGACCGATCGGAGTTTCCATCAATCAGGTTTCTTTTTCGAGCGGTTCCACATACGATTTTCAATCCGTGTTGAACGGGTTTCAATCGCCCACCGCGACGATTTCGATCACGAATTCCTCAGGCGCGGATATTACGATTCCTGCATCTAATTTTTTGAATCTAACCGGGGCTAACGCATCCGATTTTATCATAGCCAGTTCGCCTAACGGAACCATAACGAATGGAGCTTCGGCCACCGCTTCGATTTATTTCAACAGCGCTTCCGCAGGTTTAAGAACCGCGACCTTAAACGTTCAGCCCGGCGGAAATATCACTGCGGTAAACATAACGTTACAAGGAACCGGCGTTTCCAATGTCGGAACGCTTTCTTTGTTTTCTCGGTTCGAGAGTATTGCCTTTAATGATTCTTCCGGAAACGGGAATAACGGATTCGTAACCGGAAATTTCGGAGGAACGATCGTACCCGGAGTTGTTGGAAACGCGGTTCGTCTCGGATACGGCGCAACACCGTCCTTTGATTATATAGACATTCCGGATTCGGCCGCGCAGAACTTTCATTTTGCGGGGACTCAGCCGATCAGTGTAACTGCTTGGGTAAGTCCCGATACGGCTTCGATCGGAACCATATTCGATAAATCGGAGAACAACGGACCGTTTTCGAATTTGATCTTTGACGTTATCGTAAGCAATTCGTTGTTAGGTGTACAATCCTGGCAAGAAGGCGCGTTTAGCGAAGGTTTTAGTTGGGTCGGTTCGATCGTAGGATGGCATCACGTTGCCTGTGTATACGATCCTACTTTAGGAAATCCGAATACGACCTTGTATTACGACGGAGTAGCGGTTCAAACTGGATATATTTTTTCATCCACATTCGCGCCCCCAAATTCTCAAACCGCAAACATCGGAAGATTCAGACGCGACGCCAATCAATTGTATGTCGGTTCGATCGACGAACTTCGTGTTTATTATCCGGTTGCTTTATCCGCTTCCCAAATTCAAATCATCTATAACAGTCGTTAA
- a CDS encoding alpha/beta fold hydrolase, protein MTLEEWKRSGSFVSYGNWKIFYKEEGKGENLLLIHGFPTASIDWEKIWKPLAQKRRLIATDLIGFGFSSKPSIDYSIFLQADIIEKLLSDKGIEEVKILAHDLGDTVAQELLARFIDRKKSGQKGLNIKAVTLLNGGIFPESHRPRFIQKLLHSPIGWILSRLMNRKSFQKSFSAVFGSNTKPSQEELDLFWDLVASDSGTKIAHRLIRYIQERKIHRERWAGAVLHSPVPIRMINGIDDPVSGAHLVARFRELSPSADIVELKGIGHYPQVEASDSVFKSIL, encoded by the coding sequence ATGACATTAGAAGAATGGAAACGTTCCGGTTCCTTTGTATCGTACGGGAATTGGAAAATTTTTTATAAGGAAGAGGGGAAAGGGGAGAATCTTCTATTGATCCACGGATTTCCCACCGCGTCCATTGACTGGGAAAAAATTTGGAAGCCCCTCGCGCAAAAAAGAAGATTGATCGCAACCGATCTGATCGGATTCGGATTTTCCTCCAAACCTTCCATCGACTATTCGATCTTTTTACAGGCGGACATCATCGAAAAATTGTTAAGCGACAAGGGAATCGAAGAGGTGAAAATTCTCGCGCACGATCTGGGCGACACGGTCGCGCAGGAACTTCTCGCACGTTTTATCGATCGAAAAAAATCCGGACAAAAGGGTTTGAACATCAAGGCGGTCACTCTTCTCAACGGAGGAATTTTTCCGGAATCGCACAGACCCAGGTTCATTCAAAAACTTTTACACAGTCCGATCGGTTGGATTCTTTCTCGTTTGATGAATCGCAAATCTTTTCAAAAAAGTTTTTCCGCGGTTTTCGGATCGAACACGAAACCGAGCCAAGAAGAACTGGATCTTTTTTGGGACTTAGTCGCCTCGGACAGCGGAACCAAAATCGCGCATCGATTGATTCGATACATTCAAGAAAGAAAGATCCATCGAGAACGTTGGGCGGGTGCGGTTCTCCATTCTCCCGTACCGATTCGAATGATCAACGGCATCGACGATCCCGTGAGCGGAGCGCATCTTGTCGCACGTTTTCGGGAACTTTCTCCTTCCGCGGATATCGTGGAATTGAAAGGGATCGGGCATTATCCTCAAGTGGAAGCGTCGGATTCCGTTTTCAAATCCATCTTATAG
- a CDS encoding histone deacetylase, protein MAKSSYNNPRFFDFVYDEFLAAAVDDSSTTFQEGVLFNSLTSENILELLEITGILPEIEKKEYKNVQLEISGMGQDFQRLVLISDKEILLHLRLSVQEYRLEINDYFFKEKYLIINWLQTRHPKSPSMDKSRLYPGQDVPGLGIFHQISDFIGFLILSLRLNGAVIRPEYFHDAVLFSKKFHFLTPEAQALFIALRRDFKNESIRGISTLVHSGKIRDHKNVLEWKAVEMILFLEKTLNAFVFNKKFDKKVGKILDSMKLNIIES, encoded by the coding sequence ATGGCTAAATCGAGTTACAACAATCCCAGATTTTTCGATTTCGTTTACGATGAATTTTTAGCCGCGGCCGTAGACGATTCAAGCACCACGTTTCAAGAAGGTGTTCTTTTTAATTCCTTAACGAGCGAGAATATTTTAGAACTTCTCGAGATCACGGGAATTCTTCCCGAAATCGAAAAGAAAGAATATAAAAACGTTCAGCTTGAAATTTCGGGAATGGGTCAGGATTTTCAAAGACTCGTTTTGATTTCCGATAAGGAAATTCTTTTACATCTTCGTTTGAGCGTTCAGGAATACAGACTCGAAATCAACGATTACTTCTTTAAGGAAAAATATCTCATCATCAATTGGCTTCAGACACGTCATCCGAAATCGCCATCGATGGATAAGAGTAGATTGTATCCCGGTCAGGATGTTCCCGGTTTGGGAATCTTTCATCAGATTTCCGACTTTATCGGTTTTTTAATTCTGTCGCTTCGATTGAATGGCGCCGTGATTCGTCCCGAATATTTTCACGATGCGGTTTTGTTTTCTAAAAAATTTCATTTCTTAACGCCCGAGGCTCAAGCGTTGTTCATCGCTTTGAGAAGGGATTTTAAAAACGAATCGATTCGGGGAATCTCCACCTTAGTTCACTCCGGTAAGATCCGGGATCACAAAAACGTTCTTGAATGGAAGGCAGTGGAAATGATTTTGTTTTTGGAAAAAACTCTGAACGCTTTCGTATTCAATAAGAAGTTTGATAAGAAGGTCGGCAAAATTTTAGATTCTATGAAGTTAAACATCATTGAGTCTTGA